The window ttattattcctttgtccttttGATAAGTCATCTAGCGGCATTTTTTCTTATCAAACTTTATTTTGACCTATGATTTGTGATTTTGCCAGAGAGTGGGAATATCAATATTCATCGGCCCAAAAAAGGAGTTGATGTTGTTTCCTTGAGAGTACTTTATTCAGACGCCAAAAACGGGTTTCTTGAAAACGACACGTGCATTGTTGTTGCTGAGGTTTCTGTCAATGATTTAGGACTTGATCATGATCAAAATCGCCCATGTTCACTTATGAAGTCCACAGCTTTATTTTGGGATTTCAGGGGATTATGCAAAATGGAGAAAGACTATGTTCAACTACTAGAGAAATCATGTTCAAAGTACCCTTCTCTTATTGAAAGCCATAGAAAGAGAAATAGGAGCCAAAGGTTCAATCAACTTTCATTCACAACATTAGGGAAACTCCTGCATTTTCTAAAGACTAAGAAAGTGAAGGACATGAAGAGTGATGATGCTTGTAAGGAGTTACAAGATTTATGGGATGAAGCTGAGAttagatttgatgatttgagttggtTGGAGCCACATGTTAAATCTGCTTTGAGCTATTTTGATAATGCAGCCAAGGTGGAAAAGCATGAGGGTCATGTGGTTGAtttggaagaaaaaattaagaccCTGAAAGCAGAGGCAATTGCTATAGATGCTGTTCTTGAAACAACAAAGAAAGAATTGGCAATGCTTGAAGAAGGTTTTGTAGAAATAGATTTGGATGATCAACTAGGATATGgattaccctaaaccctaattaaGATTAAGTttatatataaagatatttttgtattttgcttaTATTACTAGCTAGATCTCTATCATTTTGTAAAATCCAGAACACTAATGTCTCTAGGAGTTTATAATAATTCTATTATCTAGTATTCTACTTTGGTCAATTATTGAATGTTTGTCAATTTATTTGGATGCTGGGGATTCTGCTCATCTCCCTGATGAGTGGATCCGAAATGCAAGATTCAAGTTGTCCCTAATTAATCAGATTGATGACAAAATGACAGAAACAAAAGGTATGTGATTGAATATTATCATCCATAACCATCTATCCCATTTTTGTGCTCTCATCATTTAACTATGTAGATAGGTAGtgtattaatatatattgataatatCATGTTTATTTGAGAGTGTAAATAACTTGTATAAACATTTCAACTTATGAATATCATTGTGGATCATATACTGCTCTTCGCCACTTTAATTTTTCAGGAAGTTTTAATGTCGAATTCAACGGAAGCATTGTTACAACTGGTTATTATCAATCGTTTATGGCTTTAGACAAATTTCTTGACTCCAAAAATGGGTTTCTTGTAAACGACGCATGCATCATTGTTGATGAAGTTTTTCTCAATAACAACAATGCCTCACTTGGTAGAGAATTAATAGATTTTAAGGGTGTAGGAAAAATTGAAAGAGATTATGTTGAATTGGTAGAGAAAGCATGTTGAAATCACCCTTCTCTTATTCAAAGCCATCGAAATAGGAGCCAAAGGTTCATTGATTGGGGATTCACAGCTTTAGGAAGAGTGCTTCATTTTCTTAAGACTGAGAAAGTGAATGACATGAATGATGATGCTGCTTGTGAAGAGCTTCAAGATTTATGGGATGAAGTTGAGATGGCTAGATTTGATGATTTGACATGGCTTGAGCCTCATGTTAAATCAAAGGTTACTTGGAGAAAGAAGAGATGGTGACAAAGCTGAAAGAGTGTAGAGCTTGAAAGCAAACGTGGCTGCTGCAAAGGCTGATCTTGAAAGAGCAAAATTGCAATTGGCAATGGCTGAAAAAGGCTTTGTAAAGAGAGATTTGAACGAAGAATCAGTACGGTTGTTAACTAGGCTAGTCCGACCCATTTAGGTCCGGTTTGTTAATGTCCATTTTATTCACAGGACATAATTTTTTAGTACAATTGGTTAATGGGCTGGtcctttatctttttattttattttttaaagaatattatttttaagttaaaaattttaaataaataaataattttttttaattgatgggTCGAATTTTTGTATCGgattaagagaaataaatagtaGATTATGATAACTTTAGCTGAAAAAGGTTGCTATTTGATCGTTTCTTATATTttgtctttcaaaaatatttttcttatttatttagatttattATTTGTAGTGACATTAACTTATGATAACTTTATATTGTTTTCCTTAAACTATTTCCCCTCCTcccctaaaattttttttttcttactagTTATTACTACAAAAATTAATCAATTGAAAGTTTCATCGTTGACAAATACAATTCAGATCAAAGTGTCAAAAAATACAAATTGAATTTATCAATATTAATAAGGGCAAAAAATTATATACGTTTTTATTAGGTTTGACAAGTTATAGCAGTAAACTACTACTTTCCATGTACTATTAAAATTCTGTCAATTTTGAATTACGAGAAACATAAAGTTTTTTTGAATTGTCTCCTTTGTCTCTCTCCTTGAGCTTCActattttcctgaattttttggcaaacaatacaaattcattttcagaatcACTGGAGTCATCATCCAAGGGGTTAGTCACAGAtgtaaaagcaattcctttcttttttgaatctttttttaaataagtgtttTCCAAAgtaagaagatttcctctcaagtcatcatatgtcatggaatcaagaccactactctcagaaataattaatgcttttgttttc is drawn from Arachis hypogaea cultivar Tifrunner chromosome 12, arahy.Tifrunner.gnm2.J5K5, whole genome shotgun sequence and contains these coding sequences:
- the LOC112729461 gene encoding uncharacterized protein; amino-acid sequence: MILTFSIFISEFKRHAHCWASLSSLKQNPARCRRRKRRMEKEQQEVKVLTLTTANFTWTINNFSSLVTFRFIYSDTFFVGPYSWQIAIQRSIPYIYLRGLLVDRLYAADIDNNVPVGRRSLNFKLSLVDQLQCKSMITKESGNINIHRPKKGVDVVSLRVLYSDAKNGFLENDTCIVVAEVSVNDLGLDHDQNRPCSLMKSTALFWDFRGLCKMEKDYVQLLEKSCSKYPSLIESHRKRNRSQRFNQLSFTTLGKLLHFLKTKKVKDMKSDDACKELQDLWDEAEIRFDDLSWLEPHVKSALSYFDNAAKVEKHEGHVVDLEEKIKTLKAEAIAIDAVLETTKKELAMLEEGFVEIDLDDQLGYGLP